A genomic window from Patescibacteria group bacterium includes:
- a CDS encoding MgtC/SapB family protein — protein MPITELDVVIRLVVITAISGFIGLEREYHAKPAGLRTNIMVGLGSTVMTIAGLRAVDLFVNAPVDPTRIAGQVITGIGFIGAGAILRPSGRGVSNVVGLTTAATLWVVSGLGIAVGMGLYLEALLATLLVFFTFFVLGRMVTYIRRHSKNYPTDIKAHEEADEKTNHDNEDPSGRES, from the coding sequence ATGCCCATCACTGAACTGGACGTTGTGATTCGTCTGGTCGTCATCACGGCCATTTCCGGATTCATCGGCCTGGAACGCGAGTATCACGCCAAGCCGGCCGGACTCCGCACCAACATCATGGTGGGTCTTGGTTCGACCGTCATGACAATTGCCGGCCTCAGAGCCGTTGATCTGTTCGTCAACGCTCCCGTCGACCCGACCCGTATCGCCGGCCAGGTCATCACTGGCATCGGCTTCATCGGCGCTGGAGCGATCCTCCGACCGTCCGGCCGCGGTGTCAGCAATGTCGTCGGCCTCACGACCGCCGCGACCTTGTGGGTGGTGAGTGGACTAGGCATTGCTGTGGGTATGGGTCTGTATTTAGAAGCCCTGCTCGCAACCCTCCTGGTTTTCTTCACTTTCTTCGTCCTGGGCAGAATGGTCACTTACATCCGCCGGCATTCCAAGAACTACCCGACGGACATCAAGGCTCACGAAGAGGCGGATGAAAAGACGAACCATGACAATGAGGATCCATCAGGACGGGAATCATGA